gGCGATCGTCGTCGCCCTCGACGGAGGCTACGGCAGGCGAGCTCCCCGGATCTGCGCGCCTACATCTcgagccggcgagcggcgggcctggcggcggagctccgcgcCAAGCTCTCGTTCCTCCCCACGTTCCGGCTGAGGTTGAGCTTGCGGAGCATGGGCGCGAGCGCACGGAAGGTGGGcgggacgccgccggcgaggcggttGCCGAAGAGCGAGATGGACTCGAGCGGGGAGGCGCGCGAGGGAGGGCgcgagcgcgccggcgaggcccgTGCCGTGGATCCGCAGGCGCTGCACGGCCCCGGAGGCCGGGCCGCAGGTGATGCCGACGTCGCGAGCACCACGGCCGGGTCCGCGGTGATGGCGGTCTTGAAGTCCAGTAGCGCTGGGATGGAGCGGGGGTGGGGAGGGGTGGGAACCTCGACGGACGGCAGCACCGGAGGGCGGAGCCGACTAGATCCGCCACCGGCAGACAGCGGGGTCAGAGCGGTGACAGCGGGGGTCAAGGGGTGGGGAACCCGGGAGGGTTCGGCGACCAAGGGAAGCGAACGGTggcaggggaggagggcgaggggcaGAGGGCTGCGAGGCGGCGatgggggcgggggcggagggtTGCGGGGCGGTGGCGGGGAGCGCTAGGGCTAGGGTTAAGGGAGGGGCGGGGGAGGTCGGGGGACGGGGGGAGGGTGCGCTGGGGGTGAGAGGCCGTAGAGGGGGGTGGCGTGGAGGAGGGTTTTTGCAAAAATatatggacggcgggtttgaataaaaaaacttgaagggtttttttgcaaaaaggccaAGGAACGGCGCGGATCGACCCCTGCGATGGATCGGACGGCTCGTGTCGGGCTACTCTCTTCGGCGACACGCGTCGCCCCCTGAGCAACGGAGCGCTCGCAGAGGTCTCTTCCCACGGTGTATAGGAGTTATAGTATAGTATTCTCAACCCAAATCAAGAGTTCAAGTGGGCTCGGATTCGGATTGATGCAGGATTCAGCCCACTAACTAGGTATCGAAGCATTGGACTGCTTGTATTATTAGCCTGTTGCAGATGTGCTCCATAACTACGTGTTAGTAATATATCTCCAATAAGCCCAGCAACTAGCTATAGATCAGTGCGACGGTCAATTTCATCATAACTCACAAAGTGCCTCAACTCTAATATGGAATTCCGAACGAACACTAGAATAATTTTTATTCTGCTTTGTCAATCGATTTTTTCTGTCCTCTGCATGTGGCAGGCCACGCCGGCCAGACGCCGGCTGCTTGCCATACTATCCTAGCAGGCGAGCAGAGGCCGTGCTGCTGGGCCACTAGTGCTGACCCCTGGCCTGCAGGTACGCCTGGGTTCCTGGCCTGACCGAGGAGGCCAAGCACGACACGCTCGAGCTTGGTCTATCTGCGTTGCTGGCTGAGAACGAGCCGTAGCTCGGATGGCAAGCTCGCCAGCTGCGCGAGTGAGCCCGCCCGCTTTCGAGCGCCGCTTGAGCGTGGGGTGCTCATTCAGAGACAGTACCACAACTGTCAGATCTATCAGCTGTGTTCCACATCCTATGTAGCTAGATCTAGCTTGCTCacatgtgtgagtgtgtgttgGTGTGTGAGTTTAGATACTACAGCTTGTACTAAAGGTTGAGGCCATAAAAAAATTCTGcgttgctgattttgttttcaaCGTAAAATTTTTAGATTGGCCTATCAGCGTGTACATATGCCCGATGCGGCTCACACAGTCCATTAAGGCGGATAGTAATATGTGATTTTTCAGTGATCAGCAGGGTAGTTTGATCTTATGATGAAAGAATCCGAACATTTGTGTGCGTCTACTTTTTTTTATGAACTCATGACACTCCATTTTtcttgtatttatttttgatcCAAGCTCTGTCATTTGGACCAGCATGTGTGTTTTGTGTCATTTATTTGTTTTCTTCTATATCTTCTCTTGCAGCACAATTAGTTAGGCTGTTGCTTCTGGCCTCTACTCCACATGACATTTGTGAATTCCGAATATATGCATTTCCTTTTCACTTGTTCTATTGTAAAATTCTTATGTCTGATGTAGCGGAATCTATTTTTAATTTATTGTACTGTACTACCTCCCACTACCAGAAACGGGGAGATTCCTGTCGGTTTGCTTTGTTCCTGTCGGCTTCCAAAAAACCGTCAGGAAAGCGAAACAATTCCCGTCGCAGTGGAAAACCCGACAGGGATCAACGCAGGAATTACTGTCGGCTTGGGAATAACCGACGGGAATGACAAAACCGTCAGGAATCATTATCCTAAATCCTGACGGTTAATACAAACCGACAGGTTTTGAGGAAATCGGGTGCCAAACGTGAAGATGGGCGGGCTATTCTCCCGCGCCAAACCGGTGGGCGGGCTATTCTCCCGCGCTAGCTTGTCCAACTGGGTCAAAAGGGTATCCGGCCGGCCAGTTGCCCCCTGAAACCCTAAACCTTATCCTGCGCGCGGGCCTTTCTCCCCAATCCTGcctcgcgccgccaccacgccaTCTCGGTCCCGCGGGAGCCGTCGTCCTGACGCCTCCCCGCGACGGCCGGCCGGAGACCCCCGACGGCGTGCCTCCCCGAAGCCCCCCCCGACCGTGTGCCTCCCCGAAGGCCCCCCGCGCGGCCTCCCCACGCGGCCGCCCCGAAGCTCCCtccgcgcggccggccggagcctCCCGCCGGGTGCCGGCCCGACGCTTCCCCGCGCGGCGGGCCAAAGGCGGCCCCGGACGGCGTCACGAAGCCCCACCCCcacgctccaccagctccgcacGGCGCCGACTCCCCCCGCCCGCACCGCCGGTTCCTCCCATCCAGCACCGTCGGCTCCTTCCATCCAGCGCCCGCTGCCACAGGAAACCTCTGCTCCACAAGCCCTTTGTTGCAGGTGTTGAAAGGTAACGATTTGTGCCTCCCATTCATTGCTTGAACTTAATCTTTCATGGTTTTGTTGACTTTTAGGTTCCGTGCAAATTATTTAGGAGTAATACTTAGATCTAGTGAGCCACTAAAATTTTCTTCAGCACCTGATGTTTACTTTAGTGAGATCTTTATTTATGATGCAATACCATTCCAATAACAGTATAATTGTCTAATGAGAGAGATTCCTGGGCCAAATGCTTGATTGATTGTGCTGTGCTGCCCACTTTGATGTTCTCATACCATCTATTTCGATGTGTAAAATTTCCATGCTTTTAGTGTTGCTGTTTGTTGTTAAATCTTTATGCATAGCGCATACTAATTGTTTGGGAAATAGTATTTGCCAATTTGTTTTGCTGCCTCCATAAGATTGGTCAATAGTAGTATTAAACCTCTAATTATAACACTTCGTGATTGCCAACAGTGAAACTAAATTATGGCTGAACGTGATTGGATGTATAGTGGCTGGCAGCGTGGTAGACCAACCTGTAGTTGGATTGAGCGTACAAAGGAATTCTtggattttgccttttctaatCATAACATAGTACAATATGGTACCATTAAGTGCCCTTGTTCTGTGTGTCGGAATTATTTTCGGCATGAAAGGGGTAAGGTAGAGCTACACCTATGTCAAAATGGGTTTAAAGAAAACTATAGAATTTGGACCGCACATGGTGAGAGGCGTGACCAGCAGCAACAAGATTTTGAGGGTTTTGGTCAAACAGATGACATGGATGGTATGTTGGCTGACTTAGCTGCAGCTATCCCATCAATATCGGATGAGGAACCAACAGCTGCTGCTCAAGCATTTTATAGGATGATTGCTAATGCAGAAGAGTTAGTTCATGACCAAACAAAACACTCAACTTTGTCAGCCACAGCTCATTTGATATCAATAAAGTCACAGTACAACCTCTCTATTGCGTGTTATGATGATATTGTGGCACTCATCCAAGAACTCTTACCTGCTGATAGTAAATTTCCAAAGGACTTCTACTCGTCAAAAAAAATGTTAGAGGGTCTTGGCATGCCATATGAAAAAATTCATGTTTGCTACAAGAATTGCATGCTTTATTATAAAGATAATAAGGATAAATAGAAATGTGACTATTGTGATACCCCTCGTTATGTGGATGGATCAAATAAGATCCCACGTAAAGTCTTGCGCTACTTGCCCATAACAGATAGGTTACAAAGATTGTATGCACATGAGCAGACTGCAAAAATGATGCGATGGCACGAAGAAGCCCCCCGTTCTATGTATGGTACAATGGATCACCCGCGTGATGCTGAATCTTGGCAACAATTTAATGTTGATTTTCCGGAGTTTGCAAAAGAGGCAAGGAACGTACGATTAGGTTTTTTGCAACAGATGGTTTCACACCTTATAGCATCACAGCTGCTTCTTATTCATGTTGGCCTGTGTTTGTGATTCCATATAATCTTCCACCGGGTGTCGCCATGAGGCCTGAAAACATCTTTCTTTCTCTTGTTATCCCTGGTCCAGAACATCCTGGAAAAAATTTTGGTGTTCTAATGCAACCTTTAGTAGATGAATTGCAAGAGTTGATGAAGGGAGTTGAAACATGGGATGCCTCATTGAAGCAAAAGTTCACCATGAAAGCAACATATTTGTGGTCAATACATGATTTTCCTGCCCTTGGGATGTTTGCGGGATGGAGCACCCATGGGATATTGGCCTGCCACCGCTGTTTAGGTGACACCAATGCATTCCGACTCACTAAGGGTGGTAAGGCATCCTGGTTTGACTGTCATAGGCACTTTCTTCCTATGgaacatgagtttagaacccaaagaaatgcaTTTAGAAAGGATACGGTAGTGCTGGATGGACCCCCAAGGAAGTTAACAGGAGAAGAAGTAGAGGCCCAAATGAACCTCCAAGTCGGTGATAGGCTGACCTTTAATAAAGAGCACAACTGGACACATATTAATGATTTGTGGCAGTTGTCTTACTTTAAAAAGTTGTTACTCCCGCACAACATTGATGTAATGCACAATGAGAAAAATATGGGTGAAGCTGTATGGAACACATGCTCTTTGATATAGTTGATAAGACCAAAGATAATGTAAAGGCAAGACAAGATCTAGCTTTGATTTGCAATCGTCCGAAGATGCATCTTGAGTTAAAACCAAATGGCAAGTGGCATAGACCTAGAGCACCATTCTGCATTGACAAGGATGATAAGCCCATCATTCTTGACTGGTTCAAAAATCTCAAGTTCCCTGATGGATATGCTGCAAATATTAAAAGAGGGGTTAATCTATAGCAAAAGAAGATATTTGGGATGAAAAGTCATGACTATCATATCTTCATGGAGCGTCTACTTCCTGTAGCTTTCCGTGGCTTTCTTCCTGAAAATATTTGGCTTGCTCTAGCTAAGCTTAGCTATTTCTATAGACAGTTGTGTGCTAGACAAATTAGTAAGAACACTGTATTAGCTTTGGAACAGAACATTGCTGTTCTTATTTGCAAGCTAGAGAAGATATTTCCACCAGGATTTTTCAATCCTATGCAACATCTTATGATTCATCTTCCTGAAGAAGTTCGACTAGGAGGTCCTGTACAATATAGATGGATGTATCCAATTGAGAGGTACAATTCTAATATCTGTAGCCTTAAGTTACTGGTTTGTTAGTGGTAGTATTTACTTAATCTGATATATTTTCTTAGGGCTATACAAAAGCTTAGGAAAAAAGTACGTAATAAGGCAAGAGTTGAGGGATGCATTGTTGAAGCTCAACTTGTTGAGGAGGCCACAAATTCTGCTTCCCTTTTCTTTAAATCGAAGGTTCATTCAGCTAGAAATAAGGCACCTAGATATGATGACGGAGCCTCTACATTTCTGCCTTGTTGTGATATTGAAATATTTCAACAACCTGGAAGGTGCTTCTGCCCAAGAAGAATGCGTGATCTTTCAACGCATGAATACAAGGCTGCATTCTTATACATACTAATTAATATACCAGAGATGGAAGATTTCTTGAAGTATGTGCTGAATTTACTATAATAATTTTTGAAAGTTTGTAAAATCAaatctcatgttaaattttgattcTGTGTGTATAGAAAGTTTGACGAAGAACAATGGATGTGAACAAGGCATCCAACTGAACAGCAAACTTCTGAGTTAAGAATGAATGGTTGGAAAGCTGGACGTGGTAGCAACATCCATTATGGACCTAACTTGTTTGACTGGTTCAAATCTTATGTAAATACCTTAGCACACTTGAAGTTACAAATTAATTTTAGTTAGTCAAACAAAATGCTAATATTTTTTAAGTTTACTTTATAGTGCAAAGTTAATGCAAGCATTCACAAAGCCTTGCGTCAAATATCTTATGGGTTCAGTTCAAGAGTGAGCACCTATGGATGTTATGATATTAATGGGTACAGGTTTCGATCTGAGACATATGAGCACACTAGAGCAGGGTTGGTTACAACCAATTGTGGGGTTTGTGTTTCTAGCTTTGATGAGAACGACAACCTTCTCGAGTATTATGGTGTTATTAAAGACATCATTAAAATCTCTTGGCAGGGCAGCATGCAACTTCAGCTTGTTATATTTGAGTGTGACTGGTTTGATCATACTCCTGCTGGTGTTAGGCGCACAGAAAATCTTGGTTTGGTAGAGGTCAAACACAGCTCAAGACTTTCGAACTTTGATCCTTTTGTGCTAGTAAGTCAGGTTAAACAAGTGTATTATCTACCATACGCTTGCAATAGTAGACAAGATCTATCTGAGTGGTGGGTTGTGTACCATGTTGCACCTAGAGATCGATTGCTTGCAATTGATAGTACCACTGAATCTGATGAAACAGGAGGGCTGACTGAAGATGTAACATTCTTTCAAGAGGAAGGTTTGGAAGGCACTTTTGTTATTGATCTAGGAATTGACTTAGATAATTCAGCTGCTGTTTTGTCAGATGAGATTGTTGATGAAAGAGAATTGGAGGTGCTGCACAGACAAATAGATGATTCTGAACAAATAATGGAAGATGACAATGGGAATGACACTGATGAAGAGCTAGCAGATGCAAACTATGATGAAGAAGACTACTGAGAATAAAATCCACTTGTGTTGTCTTTATTGTACTTTTTTCATTTGTTGCTGCAGTGTATAACTTTATAATGTATTGCAATGGACTTATTCAGCTTTTGTTTAATCTACACATTTTCCTGCTTATATACTTGCTATTTTCATATTCAGACAtatatttattttccttttctagttACATCTATAATTACTAACAGCATGGTATGTTCCTATACAGGACATGAGGAGTTTTCGGCACCGACCTGTTCGCAGCGATCCTACTGATCGTACTGATCTGAGTGATGAGAATGGCAATGGCAGCTCCAACAACAATGAGGAAGAaatcaaaaaaaagaagaggggACCTACTAAGCTGAGAAGGCCACCAAATGGCCAACAAATTCCTATTAGACCCCTTGGTGAAGAGTGAGTACATCTTCCAACCTACCAAACTGTGCTATAATTCTTCTTTGCAACTTAATGGATAAATAGTGTTGTTGTCCTGTATTGCTTATTTCCAAGTGATGT
This sequence is a window from Panicum virgatum strain AP13 chromosome 7K, P.virgatum_v5, whole genome shotgun sequence. Protein-coding genes within it:
- the LOC120640090 gene encoding glycine-rich cell wall structural protein-like, which produces MNGRHKSLPFNTCNKGLVEQRFPVAAGAGWKEPTVLDGRNRRCGRGESAPCGAGGAWGWGFVTPSGAAFGPPRGEASGRHPAGGSGRPRGGSFGAAAWGGRAGGLRGGTRSGGASGRHAVGGLRPAVAGRRQDDGSRGTEMAWWRREAGLGRKARAQDKV